In Euphorbia lathyris chromosome 9, ddEupLath1.1, whole genome shotgun sequence, the following are encoded in one genomic region:
- the LOC136207317 gene encoding protein CANDIDATE G-PROTEIN COUPLED RECEPTOR 7-like → MNLLSNFPKIHHFLCTTFFLISNIHFALCEIKDTHILDDSRPMIMFERFGFSQGGHVDISVKDVSWKSKNPKAEYSPSSMGFFLARDSSFVRIINESQHAKSFCLLSSRYVKLIFRFDTFTVNSTNNGSILIEDPDEYNLVFGNCQPEFEVSMYVHTEMYNLQYGIKDFLPAGQTELPRLYFIFFLIYTCLFVLWVFTCIKQRPTVDKIHIIMGALLLVKALKMICASEDKMYVSKTGTPHGWDVAFYIFGFFKGIMLFTVIVLIGTGWSFLKPYLQEREKNVLMIVIPLQVLENIAYVVISETGPATKDWMTWNQLFLLIDIICCCAVFFPIIWSIRSLREASKTDGKAARNLQKLTLFKQFYIFVVGYLYFTRVVVSSIGALLDYRYEWVMNALAEAASLPTERNPYLLVDDEEEMVASQILQDDDSFEL, encoded by the exons ATGAATCTCCTCTCTAATTTCCCCAAAATCCACCATTTCCTATGCACAACATTCTTCCTAATCTCCAACATCCATTTCGCATTATGCGAGATCAAGGACACGCATATCCTCGACGATTCCCGCCCCATGATCATGTTCGAGCGATTCGGCTTCTCGCAAGGCGGTCACGTAGATATTTCGGTAAAAGACGTGTCGTGGAAGTCGAAGAATCCGAAAGCGGAATATAGCCCTTCTTCAATGGGATTTTTCCTAGCTAGAGATTCATCTTTTGTTAGGATCATAAACGAGTCACAACATGCTAAATCCTTTTGTCTCCTCTCGAGCCGGTATGTTAAACTCATTTTTCGATTCGACACCTTCACCGTTAATTCAACTAACAACGGTTCGATACTGATTGAAGATCCGGACGAATACAATCTAGTATTCGGTAATTGTCAACCCGAATTCGAAGTATCGATGTATGTACATACCGAAATGTACAACTTACAATATGGTATAAAAGATTTTCTCCCCGCTGGCCAAACCGAATTGCCGAGGCTTTATTtcatattctttcttatatacaCATGCCTCTTTGTTCTATGGGTTTTCACTTGCATCAAACAACGCCCTACCGTCGACAAAATTCACATAATAATGGGTGCATTGCTCCTCGTCAAGGCACTCAAAATGATCTGCGCATCCGAGGACAAAATGTACGTAAGCAAAACCGGAACACCGCACGGATGGGACGTAGCATTTTACATTTTCGGGTTCTTTAAAGGAATAATGTTGTTTACGGTGATCGTCCTAATAGGAACGGGATGGTCTTTCCTAAAGCCGTACCTTCAGGAAAGGGAAAAAAATGTACTTATGATAGTAATTCCTTTACAAGTACTTGAAAACATAGCTTATGTTGTAATAAGTGAGACAGGGCCAGCAACTAAGGATTGGATGACATGGAATCAGTTGTTCTTGTTGATTGATATAATATGTTGTTGTGCAGTGTTTTTTCCGATTATCTGGTCGATTCGGAGCCTGAGAGAGGCATCGAAAACGGACGGGAAAGCGGCGAGGAATCTACAGAAATTGACACTATTTAAGCAGTTTTACATATTTGTGGTTGGGTATTTGTACTTTACAAGAGTGGTGGTATCATCAATAGGGGCATTGCTTGATTACAGATATGAATGGGTGATGAATGCGCTAGCGGAGGCAGCGAGTTTG CCAACTGAGAGGAATCCATACTTATTggttgatgatgaagaagagatGGTTGCAAGCCAAATTTTGCAAGATGATGATTCTTTTGAACTCTAG